The proteins below come from a single Clupea harengus chromosome 21, Ch_v2.0.2, whole genome shotgun sequence genomic window:
- the LOC116218106 gene encoding ovomucoid-like isoform X4, with the protein MKLSIVISICALLYFSGHTLAWSVQRIGVDCQQFKGHGSACTKEYRPICGSDDVTYGNECLFCAAKREKGWGILVGHRGACTEWGGQEEWKYWSPS; encoded by the exons ATGAAGCTGAGCATTGTGATCTCCATCTGCGCTCTACTTTACTTCTCTG GTCACACTTTGGCCTGGTCAGTCCAGAGGATCGGG GTTGATTGTCAACAGTTTAAGGGCCACGGTTCTGCTTGCACTAAGGAGTACCGCCCTATCTGTGGGTCCGACGACGTCACCTATGGTAACGAATGCTTGTTCTGCGCTGCCAAACG AGAAAAAGGATGGGGGATTTTGGTCGGTCATCGCGGGGCATGTACAGagtggggggggcaggaggagtGGAAGTACTGGAGCCCCTCCTGA